The [Clostridium] colinum genome includes the window ATATCTATATATTATCACTCCTTTTTACAGTTGTCAATATCTTTTTGATATCTTTTTGAATACTTGTTATTTTGATATCATTTTGATATAATTTTTATATTAAAATATACAAATAAGAGGTGTTAATATGTCAAAACAAGCTAATCCATATCCATTAAGAATAGAAAAACAAATTTTAGAAAAATCTAAATACATTGCTAAAAACAATGGTCGCTCTTTAAATAAAGAAATTGAATTTATATTAAAAAACAATATTCAAGAATATGAACAAAATCACGGCGAAATTATAATTCCCCAAGATACTTCCAAAGAGCAATAATCATAATTTCATTAAAGCTAATTCCTCTATCCAACGCCTCCTGTTGTAGCCTTTCCTTTAACTCAACAGGTAGGCGTATTGTTGTTTGTTCCCTTTCCATAAAATCACCCCCTTTATTCAATTTTCAATGTGCTTTAAATAGCATCTTTTATATTTTCTTTTTCAATTAAAGGCAAAATATTAACCCTTTTTAGTTGTTCATATATAAATAGTCTACCTTTTTGTGTCCAATAAGTTTGTAATCTTGAACGAATAGTTCCTTTACTATCCACATAATCGTGCGTTGTAGAACTTGTATATCCTTTATCTTGATATTTAG containing:
- a CDS encoding Arc family DNA-binding protein, coding for MSKQANPYPLRIEKQILEKSKYIAKNNGRSLNKEIEFILKNNIQEYEQNHGEIIIPQDTSKEQ
- a CDS encoding ribbon-helix-helix protein, CopG family, yielding MEREQTTIRLPVELKERLQQEALDRGISFNEIMIIALWKYLGEL